The following coding sequences are from one Nitrospira sp. CR1.1 window:
- the gap gene encoding type I glyceraldehyde-3-phosphate dehydrogenase yields the protein MTTRIGINGFGRIGRNVLRASLGDPSLEFVAINDLTDAKTLAYLLKYDSVHGTLQASVEAKDDQLIIDRRPIKVLAVRDPKELPWKALGVDIVVESTGHFTDREGAGKHLSAGAKTVIISAPAKDPDATVVLGVNEQVFDAKAHHIVSNASCTTNCLAPVAKVLLENFGIKHGVMTTIHSYTNDQQLLDLPHKDLRRARAAGMSMIPTSTGAAKALHLVIPQLKGKLDGLAIRVPTPNVSLVDLTVETEQDCDVAGVNAAFKKAAAGPMKNVLAYSEAPIVSIDLKDDAHSAIVDAPLTAVIDKRLVKVTAWYDNEWGYSCRVRDLIKYIVAKSA from the coding sequence ATGACCACACGTATCGGCATCAATGGATTCGGACGCATCGGCCGCAACGTTCTTCGTGCTTCCCTGGGAGATCCCAGCCTTGAATTTGTCGCCATCAACGATCTCACCGATGCCAAGACCTTGGCCTATCTACTTAAGTATGATTCGGTTCATGGGACGCTGCAGGCCTCCGTCGAGGCCAAAGACGATCAGCTGATTATTGACCGCCGCCCCATCAAGGTCCTGGCCGTCAGGGATCCCAAGGAACTGCCATGGAAAGCCCTCGGCGTGGATATTGTCGTGGAATCGACCGGGCATTTTACTGACCGCGAGGGAGCGGGAAAGCACCTGTCGGCTGGAGCAAAAACCGTCATCATTTCCGCTCCGGCGAAAGATCCCGACGCCACGGTGGTCCTTGGAGTGAACGAACAGGTGTTCGACGCCAAGGCTCACCATATCGTCTCCAACGCCTCCTGCACGACGAACTGTCTGGCTCCGGTCGCGAAAGTCCTGCTGGAAAACTTCGGCATTAAGCACGGCGTGATGACGACGATCCACTCCTATACGAACGACCAGCAACTGCTCGACCTGCCCCACAAGGATCTCCGGCGCGCACGCGCGGCAGGCATGTCGATGATTCCAACCAGCACCGGCGCAGCCAAGGCCCTGCATCTGGTGATTCCGCAATTGAAAGGCAAACTGGACGGACTGGCCATTCGCGTTCCCACCCCCAACGTCTCGCTGGTGGATCTGACCGTCGAAACGGAACAGGATTGCGATGTTGCCGGGGTCAATGCCGCGTTCAAAAAAGCCGCCGCCGGTCCCATGAAAAATGTGCTGGCCTACTCGGAAGCACCCATCGTCTCGATCGATCTCAAAGACGATGCACACTCTGCCATTGTCGATGCTCCGCTGACCGCCGTGATCGACAAACGGCTCGTCAAAGTCACTGCCTGGTACGACAACGAGTGGGGCTATTCCTGCCGCGTGCGGGACCTGATCAAATACATCGTCGCGAAATCGGCGTAG
- the pgk gene encoding phosphoglycerate kinase yields the protein MNIRKRIIEDVQLRGRRVIIRADYNVPLDDSLQITDDTRIRSTLPTINRAVDEGAKVILCSHLGRPKGKFDPKFSLAPVAKRLQRLLGKEVIFAPDCIGSAVEGLVAKMQPGDVMLLENLRFHPEEEKNDEGFSKALASLADVYINDAFGAAHRAHASTVGITKYIPEAAAGYLLKKEIEYLEGAVENPVRPFVAILGGAKVSGKIGVIENLGKKVDKVIIGGGMAFTFLKAMGLEIGQSLVENDMLDFAKGVQDHAFASGVKFYLPVDCVVAAGREPGAETKIVPVQEIPKGWYGLDIGPASVKLFSEAVQDAKTILWNGPMGMFEVDAFARGTLAMAHSVANAYALTIVGGGETALAIHRAGESESISFISTGGGAALELLEGKTLPGLAALPNRAT from the coding sequence ATGAATATTCGCAAACGGATCATCGAGGATGTGCAACTTCGGGGCAGGCGCGTGATTATCCGCGCCGACTATAACGTGCCCCTCGATGATTCCTTGCAGATCACAGACGATACCAGGATCCGGTCGACCCTTCCCACCATCAATCGGGCCGTCGACGAGGGAGCCAAGGTTATCCTGTGCTCACACCTCGGTCGACCGAAGGGGAAATTTGATCCGAAGTTCAGCCTGGCTCCGGTTGCCAAACGCCTCCAACGGCTGCTCGGCAAGGAAGTGATTTTTGCCCCGGATTGCATCGGCTCTGCCGTCGAAGGGCTCGTGGCCAAGATGCAACCAGGCGATGTCATGTTACTGGAAAACCTCCGTTTTCACCCTGAAGAGGAGAAAAACGACGAAGGCTTTTCCAAGGCACTGGCGTCACTGGCCGACGTCTATATCAATGACGCTTTCGGCGCCGCCCATCGAGCCCATGCCTCCACCGTCGGCATCACGAAATATATTCCCGAAGCGGCAGCCGGGTATTTGCTCAAGAAAGAAATCGAGTACCTGGAAGGGGCCGTCGAGAACCCGGTGCGGCCATTTGTGGCTATTTTAGGCGGCGCCAAGGTATCCGGAAAAATCGGTGTCATTGAAAATCTCGGAAAGAAAGTCGACAAGGTCATCATCGGCGGGGGCATGGCGTTCACCTTCCTGAAAGCCATGGGTCTTGAGATCGGCCAATCGCTCGTTGAAAACGACATGCTCGACTTCGCCAAGGGAGTGCAGGACCACGCCTTTGCCAGCGGCGTCAAATTCTATCTTCCCGTGGACTGTGTGGTCGCAGCCGGGCGGGAGCCGGGAGCCGAGACGAAAATCGTTCCGGTTCAGGAGATTCCCAAGGGGTGGTATGGACTCGATATCGGTCCCGCGTCGGTGAAATTGTTTTCCGAGGCAGTCCAGGATGCGAAAACCATTCTGTGGAATGGCCCCATGGGCATGTTCGAAGTGGACGCCTTCGCGAGAGGCACCCTTGCCATGGCCCATTCCGTCGCAAACGCGTATGCCCTGACCATTGTCGGAGGAGGCGAAACGGCCCTGGCCATTCACCGCGCCGGAGAGTCTGAAAGCATTTCATTCATCTCTACCGGTGGTGGCGCAGCGCTCGAGCTACTTGAGGGAAAAACTCTCCCGGGACTTGCCGCACTTCCCAATCGTGCAACGTAA
- a CDS encoding triose-phosphate isomerase, whose protein sequence is MRTRFIIGNWKMNKTGTEAGAFVRRLLQELPDLDGIQVGFAPPFTALHAAREALGPASTFHLGAQNLYWEEKGAFTGEVSGPMLKELGCQFVLIGHSERRQFFGEQDGWTNKKILAAQRNGLQPVLCVGETLQERDTDQTNLVIQRQLRAGLAGIESQNLDTMIIAYEPVWAIGTGRAASPEQAVPVHQLIRHTLNELSGAEAGRRVRILYGGSVTPHNIADFLASKEIDGALVGGACLDPVSFATLAKVAVRSKPAAG, encoded by the coding sequence GTGAGAACCCGCTTCATCATCGGCAACTGGAAAATGAACAAGACCGGTACCGAAGCCGGGGCGTTCGTTCGTCGCCTGTTGCAGGAACTGCCGGATCTCGACGGAATCCAGGTCGGGTTTGCGCCGCCGTTCACCGCGCTGCACGCAGCCCGTGAAGCGCTCGGTCCCGCATCAACCTTTCACCTCGGTGCGCAAAATCTTTATTGGGAAGAAAAAGGCGCCTTCACTGGTGAAGTATCGGGCCCCATGTTGAAGGAGCTCGGCTGTCAATTTGTCTTGATCGGTCACTCGGAACGCAGACAATTCTTCGGAGAACAAGACGGCTGGACGAATAAAAAGATTCTGGCCGCCCAGCGAAACGGACTCCAGCCGGTTCTCTGTGTCGGCGAAACGCTTCAGGAGCGCGATACCGACCAGACCAACCTGGTCATCCAACGCCAGCTTCGCGCCGGACTCGCTGGAATCGAGAGCCAGAATCTCGACACTATGATTATCGCCTACGAACCAGTGTGGGCTATCGGTACAGGACGCGCCGCCTCACCTGAACAAGCGGTGCCGGTTCATCAACTGATCCGCCACACCCTGAACGAATTGAGCGGAGCTGAGGCAGGCCGGCGGGTCCGCATTCTGTATGGAGGAAGCGTTACGCCGCACAATATTGCTGATTTTCTGGCTTCTAAAGAAATCGACGGCGCATTAGTCGGCGGGGCTTGTTTAGATCCGGTCTCTTTTGCTACACTCGCCAAGGTCGCTGTCAGGTCCAAACCTGCCGCAGGCTAA
- the secG gene encoding preprotein translocase subunit SecG — MYILLVIIHVIVCLLMIGAILLQSGKGAEIGAAFGGSSQTVFGSRGPANFLSKFTVITAFVFMFTSLSLAIIAKDRNFSSTVIDLNKKPAATTPSTTPAETTTPPAKDSHSSSEGSH, encoded by the coding sequence ATGTACATACTGCTCGTCATCATTCATGTCATCGTCTGCCTGCTCATGATTGGAGCCATTCTGCTGCAATCCGGTAAAGGCGCTGAAATCGGAGCGGCATTCGGCGGCTCCAGCCAAACCGTGTTCGGAAGCCGGGGGCCGGCGAACTTCCTGAGCAAGTTCACGGTCATCACCGCGTTCGTCTTCATGTTCACGTCATTGTCTTTGGCTATTATCGCCAAGGACCGAAACTTTTCGTCGACGGTCATCGACCTCAACAAGAAACCTGCCGCAACAACCCCCAGCACCACACCGGCGGAAACCACAACGCCACCGGCCAAGGACTCGCATTCTTCCAGCGAAGGTTCCCACTAA
- a CDS encoding branched-chain amino acid transaminase — protein sequence MLQTSEKIWMDGKFVAWADAQVHVLTHSLHYGLAAFEGIRCYKGTSGSAIFRLPEHVDRLFESAHIGLIEMPYDRKQITDAIVETVRVNRLEACYIRPLVYIGYGAMGLYPGENPIKVSIAAWKWGTYLGDEALLKGIRARVSSFTRHHVNVSMTRGKISGYYVNSILAKREVKADGYDEAIMLDPEGYVAEGTGENVFIVRRGVLKTTPLTSILEGITRNSIIQLAKERNIPVVEERFTRDEMYVAEEVFVTGTAAELTPVTEIDQRRIGSGKPGTITQTLQKAFFDVVRGTDAAHRQWLTPV from the coding sequence ATGTTACAAACCAGCGAAAAAATATGGATGGATGGGAAGTTTGTGGCGTGGGCCGATGCGCAGGTGCATGTGCTGACGCACTCGCTGCACTATGGCTTGGCCGCCTTTGAGGGCATCCGCTGCTACAAGGGAACAAGCGGATCGGCTATTTTCAGGCTGCCTGAGCATGTGGACCGGTTGTTTGAATCGGCGCACATCGGCCTGATCGAGATGCCCTACGACCGAAAGCAAATCACCGACGCCATTGTCGAAACCGTCAGGGTGAACCGGCTAGAGGCTTGTTATATTCGGCCGCTGGTCTATATCGGGTACGGCGCCATGGGGCTGTATCCCGGCGAAAATCCCATTAAGGTGAGTATCGCCGCGTGGAAATGGGGTACCTATCTAGGGGACGAGGCTCTGCTAAAGGGGATTCGCGCCAGAGTCTCTTCATTTACGCGGCACCATGTCAATGTGTCCATGACCCGCGGGAAAATTTCCGGTTATTACGTGAATTCCATCCTTGCGAAGCGGGAAGTCAAAGCCGATGGGTACGATGAAGCGATCATGCTCGATCCCGAAGGATATGTGGCTGAGGGGACGGGGGAAAATGTCTTCATCGTGCGGCGTGGCGTGTTGAAGACCACTCCGTTAACTTCGATTCTGGAAGGGATCACGCGCAACTCCATCATTCAACTGGCGAAAGAGCGTAACATTCCGGTGGTCGAGGAGCGATTCACCCGCGATGAGATGTATGTGGCTGAGGAAGTGTTTGTGACAGGGACTGCAGCGGAACTCACGCCAGTGACGGAAATTGATCAACGGCGTATCGGCAGCGGAAAACCGGGGACGATCACGCAGACGTTACAAAAGGCGTTTTTTGATGTGGTGCGCGGCACCGATGCGGCTCACCGGCAATGGCTCACTCCCGTCTAG
- the rplU gene encoding 50S ribosomal protein L21, whose protein sequence is MYAIIETGGKQYRVETGTVLQVESLPGDVGHSVQIDKVRLVNGDNGLVVGQPVVAGARVTAEIIRQGRTRSITVFKKQRRKNYRRTRGHRQGFTQLRVTEIATK, encoded by the coding sequence ATGTACGCTATTATCGAGACAGGCGGGAAACAGTATCGAGTGGAAACAGGGACCGTGCTTCAGGTGGAGTCCCTCCCGGGCGATGTCGGCCATTCCGTGCAGATCGACAAGGTTCGACTGGTGAATGGCGACAATGGATTGGTGGTCGGCCAACCGGTCGTCGCCGGCGCGCGCGTCACGGCGGAAATCATCCGCCAGGGACGCACCAGATCAATCACGGTCTTCAAGAAGCAACGTCGCAAGAATTATCGCCGCACCAGAGGCCACCGGCAGGGCTTTACGCAGCTGCGGGTCACTGAGATCGCAACGAAGTAA
- the rpmA gene encoding 50S ribosomal protein L27: protein MATNKGGGSTRNGRDSNPQYLGVKAYGGETIKAGSIIVRQRGTKFFPGLNVGLGRDHTLYAYVAGVVKFEGGRGRQKVSVYPVTAKA from the coding sequence ATGGCAACAAATAAAGGCGGCGGTTCGACAAGAAACGGCCGTGACAGTAACCCGCAATACCTCGGCGTCAAAGCCTACGGAGGAGAGACGATCAAGGCCGGCTCCATCATTGTGCGTCAGCGCGGGACGAAGTTTTTCCCCGGCCTCAACGTAGGCCTAGGCCGTGATCATACGCTCTATGCTTACGTCGCCGGTGTCGTAAAGTTCGAAGGCGGCCGCGGCCGACAGAAGGTCAGCGTCTATCCGGTGACAGCGAAGGCCTGA